The nucleotide sequence CGATCAACCAAACTTTATTGCCTTCACGCTTGAAGCGCTTCACCGTCACCTCGTCATCCAGACGGGCAACGACGATCTGGCCGTTACGCGCTTCGCGAGTGGTGTGTACAGCGAGCAAGTCGCCGTCGAGAATGCCGATGTCTTTCATGCTCATGCCGCGAACCCGAAGCAGATAGTCGGCGGCCGGCTGGAAGAAGGTGGGATTGATTCGACACGCGTCTTCGACATGCTGTTGGGCGAGCATTGGGGCGCCAGCCGCTACACGGCCGATGATAGGCAGGCCTTCTTCCTCGCTGTTGGGCTCGAAGCCGGGGATGCGGATGCCGCGTGAGGCGCC is from Pseudomonas sp. LS44 and encodes:
- the lexA gene encoding transcriptional repressor LexA; this encodes MLKLTPRQTEILEFIKRCLEDNGYPPTRAEIAQELGFKSPNAAEEHLKALARKGAIEMTPGASRGIRIPGFEPNSEEEGLPIIGRVAAGAPMLAQQHVEDACRINPTFFQPAADYLLRVRGMSMKDIGILDGDLLAVHTTREARNGQIVVARLDDEVTVKRFKREGNKVWLIAENPEFAPIEVDLETQELVIEGLSVGVIRR